The sequence cccccccccccccccccccaggcggAGCGGGGGAAAGGAGCCGCTGGTGTCGGTAAGAGCTTTGGGATTGGGCAGCCGCAGGGTGGGGTCCCTCGGGATGTCCCCTTGGTTTGCAGGTTAGGGCTAAGCAAGTCACTCATGTtgattttttggtgttttatcCTGTCCTAGATGCTAAACTGTGCTATTTAGGAAGTCCTGTACTCCAAATGAGCTTCCAAAAATAATCCTGGAAGTGTTCGAGGgcaggttggaaggggcttggagcatcctgggataATAGAAGGTGTTGGAACTGGATAAACCTTctaacacaaaccattctgggattctctaataaaaacaacaacttaaaagtatttttaagtttaTAAGTATTaagttttaagtatttttagatttaaaaacattaagTAACGTCTTTCATGAGAACCTGCATGTTCATTGGGACATTGGGAGATTGTTAATGTGATGAACCAAACTTTCTACGTCTTATGAGGAAACCAGTGTTGAATGCACCCCTGCTACGgtaataatttcaaatgttCTTGGTTTTCAAGATTCCAAGCCAAAAGTGTCTGCAGATTTTGAAGATTTATTATCTGGTCAAGGGTTTAATGCTCACAAGGACAAGAAGGGCCCCAAAACAATAGCTGAgatgagaaaagaagaaatggcaAAGGAGATGGACCCTGAAAAACTAAAAGTAAGCAAAATTCTTGGTGATGTTCTCCCAGTCACTCAATGTCCTCAACAGATTTAAAACTCCAAGGTTACATTTCTGTCCCCAACCAGGCCATATCAACAATGGCTCAGTGTCACtgtctgggctgctgctcttccccagcaCTCCAGCCCTGATTAGCAGGCACAGCTAATTGAACTAATCCTCTGCCTCATTAATCCTGCCTGCTTTGGAATTCTCTCATCTCTCCTCAATAAATTGCCAAAGTGCAGATCTCTTATGAAAGGGAAGGGAATtcagcctgtcctgctctgtgtgaccaCAAACTGGAATGGCAGGAGAGAGAActcagaggaaaagctgcagcaaaagcCAAGTTCTATAAAACAGATTGATCCTCCCAAAATTTCCTGGTTTTAGCCTTGTGGAAAGGTTTTAACCTTTGGGAAgtggcagcagccacactgAGCACCACCATCAGTCTCAACAACTGGACAGGGGTCAGGCCATGGAGTTTTCCCAGCTCCCATTTTTATCCCCACAAAAGCTGTCGAGTCACTGAAGCTCCCAGCTGATTTGGTCTTCCCAATATAATCTCTTTGCtctgatgcatttttatttcattgggACAGCTCAGCCTGGAACTGTAAAATCTACTTATGCTTTGGTTTTCACATTTACATTTTAGCTTAGCTGAGCTTAATTTAGGTGTGCAATTAACCTTGCTAAAGAGCCAGGCAGTTAACACTTAATTTGTCTTTTGACTATTCCATCAAGCATTACTCAGTGTTTTTAGCAGGGATGTTGCTCAGAGTCTGTCTTAACTTTCAAGCAGTGATACAAAAATTAATGACAATTAGACAAAGGTTTTCTGAGCGTTTTCTAAAGAAgtggaaatgggaagaaatttAAGGTGCTCCTGAGGGTCACAGCTATTCAAATGAAGAAACTCTGTCCTGGTGGAATATCTAATGCGAGACATAACTAGAGACTCGCCCTCCtttctgcaggtgctggagtGGATtgaagggaaggagaggaataTCAGGGCACTGCTGTCCACCATGCACAcggtgctgtgggcaggggagaCCAAGTGGAAGCCTGTGAGTATGGCAGACCTGGTGACTCCAGAGCAGGTGAAGAAGGTGTACAGGCGGGCTGTGCTCGTCGTTCACCCCGACAAGGTAAGGCTGGGCTGCTCCACCTGGGGGGGTTAGGAAGTGTTGGATGGCTGCTGGATTCATTGCTGCAAACAGCTCTGTGGAAAGTGAGAGATCAAGATTTTTGCTGGCTTCTGAAAGTTGAGAACTTTAAACTCATccctggaaggtgtccctgcccatgggaccATTTagtctttaaagtcccttccaacccaaaccagtcagGGGTTCTGTGAAACCACTGTTCTGTGAAACCACTGttgtcccttccaacccaaaccagtcagggaaagtcccttccaacccaaaccagtcagGGGTTCTGTGAAACCACTGTTCTGTGAAACCACTCCCAGCCCCAAGACTGTGCCTGGAACCTGCTGCTTcaagcagcagaaattcagaGCTTTTGTCACCCTCACTTTGACTCTCAGTCATTCTGCTGCTGGACAACAATTCCTGCTAAGATCAAATCAAGGTCCTACAACAGAACCATCAGCTTGTTTGATTGCCCAGCTCATGGCTCGTGCTCTGGCTGCTGACCAGGGAGCAAGGACTCCATCTGGGACACCCCATGGGGAGGAGGAAGCTTCCACTTGGCAGGGAATGGAGGCCTTGGGAGGATGTGGGCTGCCTGAGGTTTGCAGGGATTCTGATTTCatccaggagctgtgtcaggtgGCAGCTCTTCCCCTTCCATGCAGGTGAAATTCCTCTCTCAATGCCAAggttatatttattatttagaaGGTTACATTTATTATGCCCATGGGACAGTGCTTTATCCCACCCAGGAGGTTGTCACCTCTGAGGAGCAGCAATGCCAAGAGATTCTTAAGGAATTTCCAGAGTATTATTTTTGtcaaggaaaaagagaaaattcatgGAACTGCTTGGGAATCTGCACATGTGCCAGCTGTTGTGGTTGGGTTTGGGAGCTCTGATAtccctctttcctctctgtttttattCCAGGCTACTGGGCAGCCATATGAACAATATGCAAAGATGATATTTATGGAGCTAAACGATGCCTGGTCAGAATTTGAAAACCAAGGACAAAAACCCTTGTATTAGGTACTTTCTCAGCCTCCACTCCAGACCCGTGCTAGTGCTTATATAGTCTCTTGTCACAAATGTCACAGATCAACCAAACTCTGGCTGGAAATTCAGAAGTTTCAGAAAACTAAGAGCCTAATACTTACCATGAAGAGCACGAGAAAGGTTTCCTAACACTTGTCTCCAGAATTCTGAGCTCAGAGGAACTCTGGTCACCTGGCTCACCTTACCAGAGCCATAGGGTTACAGCTTCTGGTaacttttctattttattttggattCCAGTGGGACAAGAGAGAACACATACTGGAAAAAGGTGGAATTGGTGTGTCTCCAACAAAGTGTAGCTGGTGaatttcctactttttttttttttttttttttttttcccccccccccccccccccccccccccccccccccccccccccccccccccccccccccccccccccccccccccccccccccccccccccccccccccccccccccccccccccccccccccccccccccccccccccccccccccccccccccccccccccccccccccccccccccccccccccccccccccccccccccccccccccccccccccccccccccccccccccccccccccccccccccccccccccctggtgaatttcctttttttttttttttttttttttttttgtgaggtgTGATATGGCAACGCTTCAGTTGAGTTCAACAGCTGCTGGTGAGGCCCAAACTTtgatgtacatttttttttttttttctctgggtttGGATGGAATTATCCAATTGAAGTGCTCAGCTGTGGTTTAGGCACACTCCTAACAGTCACCATTTGCTGCTTAATCGCTCATCTAGTGTAGTCTGGCTGAATAGAGCCAAAGCTGAATCCTGGGTTGGGTGGGtgtggcagctgcctgctgcttttgcaTTAATGCTGTGCTTCACTGCAGGGAAATGTGCAGGCAGAATTCCTCAGCACGTGCTTTGGAAAGCTTTGATCCAACAGCCCCTTGTTGGTTTGTCAAGCAGCAGTTTTGGGGGGAAGGGTGAATTCACCTTGTCCAAGTGAGGAATGAGCACGTGCTGCACTTCCCGTGGTTCTCATCAGCAGCCTGAAACCAACAAAGAGATACCAACAACTAAAAATTCTGCTGGAGAGGTTTAGAAACTTCCCAGTTTCTAGGCAACACTTCCCCTCCTGAGGATTCGGAACTTTTCCCAGCCCACTTGTATCACCTTTATGCCTTTATCAGCTCCAGAGCACTTGGCCAAGGCTCTTGGCGGGCTGAAACCTGTTGCAACTTCATTTTTCAGATCATGGTGCACGAGCTGTCACACAGACATCCACAGACCAGGTCTGATTTCTGAGGTCACTCCAGTGCTAATTGATTATCTTCAAAGTTTATATTGGACCAAAGCAATAACATCACAAGGaaatctctctgctgctgaagctgaaaGCAGCTTTCCTAGTTCAAAAGCGAGTTGAAATTCAAACTCCACCCCAAATTCTGGCATTCTTGTGCAGAGTAACTAAAGCTAGCAGTTTATTTACCAACACCTATCTGTATTTGAGGGATACTCAGAAGATGGGCAGGAAATAATCTGTATTTGCTGCCTCAGGAACAGGTTGCCATCAGATGTGAGTCTTTAAGGCTGGTGGTTTTTCAAGACAATCCACTACTTGTTGCACTTACATTTTCAAGTGGCAAAGCTATTACTGCAAAGACAGTGTGTCAAAGTACATGGCTTTCTGTATGAAACATCCTTTTGTTGTACTGGTCCATTATTTACTGCCATTAACTGAAAATGTGAAACCAACACATAGGTCTCCTTTTATATGAAAGACCTTAAGATAATAGTAACAAACTGGATGttatttattaatgttttgATCCAGTATGTGCTTGTCTTATTTAAAGAGATAACTGGAATGTGAATCATGTTCCTGTGATTTGTTGGTTTATTGTTTCTCATTCACATTTGTAGATATTGTGACCTATGCCTATATAATAAAAAGGATCTCATTACTATAATGtactttttttaatgatgaaaaCCTCATTAGCTTTGTAGCGAGTTTGTCACGGCACATAACTCTGGATACACATCCATTCACAAAATACAAATCCATCATTAaactttaccaaaaaaaaaaaaaccccaccaaaccccTCTACCCCACTTAAGCTTTGATTACTTCCATCCCTAATGTTTTAaactttaccaaaaaaaaaaaaaaccccaccaaaccccTCTACCCCACTTAAGCTTTGATTACTTCCATCCCTAATGTTTTTATGGATGCATGAAAGTATTAGGATGTATGTATATCCAAATagttaactaaaaaaaaaaaccccattcttGTCATATCTGGTAGTGACAGAGGTTATCAATGTTCAGGTTTACTGTTTGActaaattattgtaatttttgtaaataaGGTATATACTCGATGAAATTGTGACTGGTCTAAAACATTTGTATATACATTAAAAAGCTCAAATTAACATATTCAGCTATCTTTTGTGCTTGTGACCATGAGGTTCAAATCCTACATCCTGTGTGAGGGGTGGTGAGCCCTGGCTGGGTCAGGTTTGTCATTACCCAGAGGTTGGCATTCCAGGTGCTTTTCACAATTATTTgggatttattaaaatttaGCATTGCTCTTCTTAGGCTACTGCCTTCAGAAACCCACAGCCAAACAAGTCAGCAAACCCaaatttctcaattttttgGGGGAAGCATTTAGTGGATTAAGCCTGTTTTAGTAAGTCTTGTGgctcaaaataattttagataatgaaaaatgggaaaaatatggATTGGGGAGTGTATAAACAGAAGATCTGGGGAGGGAGGTATCTGAAGTAAAGCTCCCTGGTGAGGATTATTGAAAGGGTTGTGCAAAATCTCCCTTTATAAGGCTTTTCTTGGTACAATTATGCTGATATTGGGTCAAAAAGGTTGGTTTTGGGGCAAAAATGCTGTTCTTGGGCCATGGCTGACTGAATAAGGCTGTTCTTGGGTAAAAAGGCCATTGTTGGGGCAAAAAGGCTTCTATGAGAGCTCCGAAGCGTCACCTCAAAAATCCAAGGCTTGAAAAacacaactttttaaaaaaaccacactgtACATTTCTTAATGTGGATTAGCAGGAGCGTGGATGATGCAGGTCCTGAGGTGGCCCCTCTCGAGGCAAAAGAGCGCCGGGCTCCATTTTTTGGGGCGAAATCAGAGGTTTTCAGGAGCACCCACAAAACGGCAGCGCCTGAAGGGCGGGGGCTCTTTAAATCTCTGTTTATGGATCCCAACCATCTGCGCCCAGATATACGTTTGTTACGCACAGATAGGAATTTAATGCACCCACAGATACATTCGGTACGCTCATACAGGGGCGATATATGGAAATAAACTCGTTTCGTTGCAAAAAGGCTTCTGTGGGAGCTCCGAAGCGTCACCTCAAAAATCCAAGGCttgaaaaacacagcttttaaaaaaaccacactgtACATTTCTTAGTGTGGATTAGCAGGAGCGTGGATGACGCAGGTCCTGGGGTGGCCCCGCTCGAGGCAAAAGGGCGCCGGGCTCCATTTTTTGGGGCGAAATCAGAGGTTTTCAGGAGCACCCACAAAACGGCAGCGCCTGAAGGGCGGGGGCTCTTTAAATCTCTGTTTATGGATCCCAACCATCTGCGCCCAGATATACGTTTGTTACGCACAGATAGGAATTTAATGCACCCACAGATACATTCGGTACGCTCATACAGGGGCGATATATGGAAATAAACTCGTTTCGTTGCGAGGGTTACGTGGGTTAAGCCCCGCCCCGGGGCCGTCCCCTCAGGGCCGCGGGCGGGGCGGGAAAAAGCCGTTCCCTCGCGCCGCCCTTCCTTTTAAAGGCTCGGTCACGTGACGCGGCAAAAAAGGGGCGTGGCCAGAGGGCGGAAGTCGCGCGGTGCCAACGGAGCCCGGACATGGCGGGCGTGAAAGGTACCGGGGGCTGCCCGTGAGGGAGCGCGGCCCGGGCAGCGCCTCAGCGCGGGGTGGGGCGGCCGGGAACggcgggacccccccccccccccccccccccccccccccccccccccccccccccccccccccccccccccccccccccccccccccccccccccccccccccccccccccccccccccccccccccccccccccccccccccccccccccccccccggaggggtGCCCGGCACCGGGGGAGGCGGCAGCCGGTCCTCGCTGAGGGATGCCCGGTTCCCGGTGCGGCAGCCCCGCCTCACCGCCCGCCCTGTGCCTTTGCAGCTCTCGTGGCGCTGTCGTTCAGCGGAGCCATCGGGCTGACGTTCCTCATGCTGGGCTGCGCCCTGGAGTACTACGGGTGAGCGGGCCGGCGCCCTTCGCTAAGCTTGTCCTGTTTAAAATCCATTAATTCAGGCGTTTCTCTCATTGAAcgctcctcctgcagccccccccgCTTCCAGGCGCCTGGCACGTGGCATTTTGTTGTCATTAAACATCACTTCCTTTGCGtttccattaaaatgaaaagagtgCGAATAGCGCTGCGCTGCCTCAGGAAAAGCGGTGCCACCTTGCTAAAGAGTTTTTAATCTCACGCAAGcattttccttaatttcctggtttttttaatcaatccTCCTACACGTTTCCTTGTGGGATGTCCCCACccatggctgggctggagctggatgaGCTTTGGGTTCCCTTCCAGCCCGAACGCTTCTGGAATTCCGTGATTCCGTGTCGGTAACACTTCAAAAACTCCGAGGAGGTTCCCGAGAGCTCTGACACGGAGATGAGAGCAAGGGTGTGCCTGCTTTATCCCTGGAATTTGGGAAAGCTGCTCCAGTGCATTTCCTGCTCCCTCCGTGGCCAGGGCTGAATCAGCAAATTGagtcaaaaataaattaacactTGCTGGTGTGAGAGGGTGGATGCTCTATCAGTGCAGGGAAAACGAGCTGGAATTGCCCCATTTCGGGTGGAATCTTCTGCTTCATCCACTTCTCAAACCAAAAAGTAGGATTAGGTGTATTGCACctgatggaaatatttatttgaactgatgatgcatttctttttcccccctcccagtGTGTACTGGCCCCTGTTTGTGTTGATATTTTACTTCATCTGCCCCATTCCCCACTTCATTGCCAAGAGGGTGGGTGATGACAGCGatgcagccagcagtgcctgcagggagctggcttATTTCTTCACCACGGGAATTGTTGTCTCTGCCTTTGGATTCCCTATCATCCTTGCACGGGTGGAAGCAGTAAGTCCTTGCTCATTTTAATTCTCAGGCATCACTTCCTGGAGATCATCTCCCCTCCTGCTTTCATTTCGTTATGGTGCTGTCTGCGGGTGAAAATAATCCgctgaaatttgctttttcatttcattatgGTGCTGTCTGCGGGTGAAAATAATCCgctgaaatttgcttttttgatctgaaaaaaaaagaaacaaaactcctCACATGACTGAAAAGTTTTTAGctgttttgttctatttttcccctccagctTTGTTTTGGTCCAACACAAGATAATatctcctcctccacctcaTGCCTCTGTGTCTTGTGACTCTTTGCATCATTTCTTGCTCCagcttcctgttttttttctcttggcatGTCTGAATTCTCCACTTAGGATGCTGCAGA comes from Ficedula albicollis isolate OC2 chromosome 8, FicAlb1.5, whole genome shotgun sequence and encodes:
- the LEPROT gene encoding leptin receptor gene-related protein, with protein sequence MAGVKALVALSFSGAIGLTFLMLGCALEYYGVYWPLFVLIFYFICPIPHFIAKRVGDDSDAASSACRELAYFFTTGIVVSAFGFPIILARVEAIKWGACGLVLAGNAVIFLTILGFFLVFGRGDDFSWEQW